From Xenopus laevis strain J_2021 chromosome 7L, Xenopus_laevis_v10.1, whole genome shotgun sequence, one genomic window encodes:
- the tspan14.L gene encoding tetraspanin 14 L homeolog isoform X2 encodes MHYYRYSTAEVSCCYKYLLFSYNIIFWLSGMVLLGVGLWAWSEKGILSDITKVTRLHGFDPVWLVLVVGVIMFTLGFAGCVGALRENICLLKFNQCCGAVSPDDWDLNEYFNCSIENPSRERCGVPFSCCVPDPAQTVVNTQCGYDARKKKPNERPNTTFSKGCISAMEAWLPRNIYIVAGVFLVISVLQIFGIYLARTLMSDIDAVKAGYRF; translated from the exons ATGCACTACTACCGGTACAGCACTGCAGAAGTCAGCTGTTGTTATAAGTACCTCCTATTCAGCTACAATATCATATTCTGG TTATCTGGAATGGTTCTTTTAGGAGTTGGTTTGTGGGCTTGGAGTGAAAAA GGAATATTGTCCGATATTACAAAAGTGACACGTCTCCATGGGTTTGACCCAGTTTGGTTGGTCCTGGTGGTTGGTGTAATCATGTTTACTCTAGGCTTTGCTGGCTGCGTTGGTGCTCTACGAGAAAATATCTGCCTTCTGAAATTT AACCAGTGCTGTGGTGCTGTGTCCCCAGATGACTGGGACCTGAATGAATACTTCAACTGCAGTATTGAAAATCCAAGCCGTGAGAGGTGTGGTGTACCTTTTTCCTGCTGTGTTCCTGATCCAGCT CAAACAGTTGTGAACACACAGTGTGGCTATGATGCCCGCAAAAAG AAGCCCAATGAGAGACCCAATACAACATTTTCGAAAGGCTGCATATCTGCAATGGAGGCATGGTTACCGAGAAACATCTATATTGTGGCTGGAGTTTTTCTAGTGATCTCTGTTTTACAG ATATTTGGTATTTACCTTGCTCGGACACTTATG
- the tspan14.L gene encoding tetraspanin 14 L homeolog isoform X1, whose product MHYYRYSTAEVSCCYKYLLFSYNIIFWLSGMVLLGVGLWAWSEKGILSDITKVTRLHGFDPVWLVLVVGVIMFTLGFAGCVGALRENICLLKFFCGAIVLIFFMELAVAVLAFLFQDWVKDRAKDFFENNIKSYRDDIDLQNLIDSLQKANQCCGAVSPDDWDLNEYFNCSIENPSRERCGVPFSCCVPDPAQTVVNTQCGYDARKKKPNERPNTTFSKGCISAMEAWLPRNIYIVAGVFLVISVLQIFGIYLARTLMSDIDAVKAGYRF is encoded by the exons ATGCACTACTACCGGTACAGCACTGCAGAAGTCAGCTGTTGTTATAAGTACCTCCTATTCAGCTACAATATCATATTCTGG TTATCTGGAATGGTTCTTTTAGGAGTTGGTTTGTGGGCTTGGAGTGAAAAA GGAATATTGTCCGATATTACAAAAGTGACACGTCTCCATGGGTTTGACCCAGTTTGGTTGGTCCTGGTGGTTGGTGTAATCATGTTTACTCTAGGCTTTGCTGGCTGCGTTGGTGCTCTACGAGAAAATATCTGCCTTCTGAAATTT TTTTGTGGTGCCATAGTGTTGATTTTCTTCATGGAGCTCGCTGTTGCAGTTCTGGCCTTCCTCTTCCAGGACTGGGTGAAAGACAGAGCTAAGGATTTTTTTGAGAACAACATAAAATCATACAGAGATGACATTGACTTGCAGAACCTCATAGATTCCCTTCAAAAAGCG AACCAGTGCTGTGGTGCTGTGTCCCCAGATGACTGGGACCTGAATGAATACTTCAACTGCAGTATTGAAAATCCAAGCCGTGAGAGGTGTGGTGTACCTTTTTCCTGCTGTGTTCCTGATCCAGCT CAAACAGTTGTGAACACACAGTGTGGCTATGATGCCCGCAAAAAG AAGCCCAATGAGAGACCCAATACAACATTTTCGAAAGGCTGCATATCTGCAATGGAGGCATGGTTACCGAGAAACATCTATATTGTGGCTGGAGTTTTTCTAGTGATCTCTGTTTTACAG ATATTTGGTATTTACCTTGCTCGGACACTTATG